From Thermosinus carboxydivorans Nor1, a single genomic window includes:
- the recN gene encoding DNA repair protein RecN, with amino-acid sequence MLKSLTVTNFALIDQAQVEFAPGLNILTGETGAGKSILIDALNTLLGSRTSADLIRSGCEYFRVEAVFEISAAGGVAALLEEQGIPIEEGQLIISRRYTRSGKNTIIVNGCQVPLSVLRELGGKLVDMHGQHENQTMLRPESYLPLVDSSDSRIEAKLAEYSRIYQEWSGVRNELLKAEKLARERMQRLDMLNWQTEEIAAACLKPGEDETLDQEIRVLANAEKIATALSRAYNLLQQGPKGGGGVLPLLADVKRELEAAARFDPRIQKQADIITEAFYQLEEVASDIRRHSETIDFEPRRLDQLQERQDLIQKLKKKYGATIDEILAYYEQALSELAVLTHYDEHMAELAARKQRLEERARQAADELDALRQRAAKQLAAEVSRHLQDLGMPKARFIVQITKTAQLAARGCNEAMLLFSANPGEEPKPLHKVASGGELSRIALAVKTVCASRDETGVMVFDEVDAGIGGQTAQMVAEKIALVAADKQVLCITHLPQIACMADHHLLIRKEVEQERTTTRVQALDETERVLELTRMVAGDNLTDLAIENAREMVALAKRKKEKWKNKAQA; translated from the coding sequence ATGTTAAAATCATTGACAGTTACCAATTTTGCCCTCATCGACCAAGCTCAAGTTGAATTTGCGCCCGGGCTCAACATTCTAACCGGCGAGACGGGAGCAGGCAAATCCATATTGATCGATGCTCTTAATACTTTGCTGGGGAGCCGCACTTCCGCTGACTTAATCCGCAGCGGCTGCGAATATTTCCGGGTGGAAGCGGTTTTTGAAATTAGCGCTGCCGGCGGTGTGGCCGCTTTGCTGGAAGAACAGGGTATTCCGATTGAAGAGGGGCAGTTAATTATTAGCCGTCGCTACACCCGGAGCGGTAAGAATACCATCATCGTTAACGGATGCCAGGTACCGTTGTCTGTCTTGCGGGAACTGGGCGGCAAATTGGTAGATATGCACGGACAGCACGAAAACCAGACCATGCTCCGGCCTGAATCCTACCTACCATTGGTGGATAGCTCCGATTCCCGGATTGAAGCCAAACTTGCGGAGTATAGCCGAATTTATCAGGAATGGAGCGGGGTGAGGAATGAGCTGCTCAAAGCGGAAAAATTGGCGCGGGAGCGAATGCAACGTCTTGATATGCTCAATTGGCAGACGGAAGAAATCGCCGCGGCCTGCTTGAAACCGGGCGAAGATGAGACGTTGGATCAAGAAATCCGCGTCTTGGCCAATGCCGAAAAAATTGCTACCGCCCTGAGTCGGGCCTATAACTTATTGCAGCAAGGGCCTAAAGGAGGCGGCGGGGTGCTGCCGTTACTTGCTGACGTTAAACGGGAGTTAGAAGCGGCGGCCCGTTTTGACCCGCGCATTCAAAAACAGGCTGATATTATCACCGAAGCGTTTTATCAGCTTGAAGAAGTCGCTAGCGATATCCGTCGGCACAGTGAGACTATTGACTTTGAGCCCCGGCGTCTCGATCAGCTTCAGGAGCGGCAGGACTTAATTCAAAAGTTAAAGAAAAAGTACGGCGCTACCATTGACGAAATCTTAGCATATTATGAGCAAGCGCTTAGCGAGCTGGCTGTCCTCACCCATTATGACGAGCATATGGCCGAACTTGCGGCGCGTAAGCAGCGTCTTGAGGAAAGAGCGCGGCAGGCGGCTGACGAGCTGGATGCCTTGCGCCAGCGGGCGGCCAAACAGTTGGCCGCCGAAGTAAGCCGCCACCTGCAGGATCTTGGTATGCCGAAAGCTCGCTTTATCGTGCAAATAACAAAAACGGCGCAGCTTGCGGCCCGGGGGTGCAATGAGGCGATGCTGCTCTTTTCCGCCAATCCTGGCGAGGAGCCTAAGCCGCTTCATAAGGTAGCGTCAGGCGGTGAATTGTCCCGCATTGCCCTGGCAGTAAAGACGGTATGCGCCAGCCGTGACGAAACCGGTGTAATGGTCTTTGACGAAGTTGATGCCGGCATTGGCGGTCAGACTGCCCAAATGGTTGCGGAAAAGATTGCCTTAGTCGCCGCTGATAAGCAAGTATTATGCATCACGCATCTGCCGCAGATTGCCTGTATGGCTGACCATCACCTTCTCATACGCAAAGAAGTGGAACAGGAGCGGACTACGACCCGTGTTCAAGCGCTGGATGAAACAGAGCGGGTTCTGGAGCTTACCCGTATGGTAGCCGGTGACAATCTGACCGACTTGGCAATCGAAAATGCTAGGGAGATGGTGGCCCTGGCAAAACGAAAAAAAGAAAAATGGAAAAATAAAGCGCAAGCTTGA
- the argR gene encoding arginine repressor, translated as MKALRHAKIKEIIERQIIETQEELAEALRKENIEVTQATVSRDIKELMLIKVPIGDGRYRYAFPPEQSVIYSQSRMARVFQDSVIGLDFSTNIIVIKTLPGTAQAVASTIDHAKWPEVIGSVAGDDTIFVLVKPPEAVNEVLAKFQALLQ; from the coding sequence GTGAAGGCGCTACGTCACGCGAAAATCAAAGAAATCATTGAACGCCAGATCATAGAGACCCAGGAAGAACTGGCGGAAGCACTGCGCAAAGAGAACATCGAGGTTACCCAGGCCACCGTTTCACGCGACATCAAAGAGCTTATGCTGATTAAGGTACCTATCGGCGACGGGCGGTACCGGTATGCTTTTCCGCCGGAGCAAAGCGTCATCTATTCCCAGTCGCGGATGGCGCGCGTTTTCCAGGACTCTGTCATCGGTTTAGACTTTAGCACAAATATCATTGTCATCAAAACACTGCCTGGAACCGCTCAGGCGGTAGCTTCTACCATTGACCACGCTAAATGGCCGGAAGTCATCGGTAGTGTAGCGGGCGATGATACAATTTTTGTTCTGGTCAAGCCGCCGGAAGCTGTAAATGAGGTGTTGGCCAAATTCCAGGCACTGCTACAGTGA
- a CDS encoding tRNA (mnm(5)s(2)U34)-methyltransferase yields the protein MGQIVNAVKMAHALLLPKLKNAYNVVDATAGNGKDTLFLAINTPSEAVIWAFDIQQTALNKTKALLADHGQERKVKFILASHDQIANYVNSPVDAAMFNLGYLPGGDHTVTTMPDTTVAALNQLLVLLNPMGIISIVAYPGHDMGRREELALRSFLATLPQKLYTVACWQMINQVNNPPVLYIVERTG from the coding sequence ATGGGACAAATCGTTAATGCGGTGAAAATGGCGCACGCCCTACTGCTGCCCAAACTTAAAAACGCCTATAATGTAGTCGATGCGACGGCCGGCAACGGCAAGGATACCCTTTTTTTGGCCATTAATACGCCATCAGAGGCTGTTATATGGGCTTTTGATATCCAACAAACAGCTTTAAACAAAACGAAGGCGTTACTTGCAGACCACGGCCAGGAGCGAAAAGTAAAGTTTATTCTTGCCAGTCATGACCAGATTGCTAATTATGTAAATAGTCCGGTGGATGCAGCAATGTTTAATCTGGGCTATCTCCCGGGCGGGGATCATACCGTGACTACTATGCCGGATACAACGGTGGCGGCGCTAAACCAGCTCCTGGTTCTGCTAAATCCAATGGGTATAATTTCCATTGTAGCCTATCCCGGCCATGATATGGGGCGGAGGGAAGAGCTGGCTTTGCGCAGTTTCTTGGCTACGCTGCCGCAAAAACTGTATACCGTGGCTTGCTGGCAAATGATAAACCAGGTTAATAATCCACCGGTTTTATATATTGTCGAGAGAACGGGGTGA
- a CDS encoding NAD(+)/NADH kinase — protein MKIGIFPHVQKQGISAVLGLVIQRLLERGAEVALPEEAAEEMGYPELGASRERLLKEIAMAVTLGGDGTLLSTARAAAPFGIPVCGINMGQLGFLTEVEPSEVNQALDRLVAGQYSIEERLMLDANILRQGKSIFVSSAVNDVVVTKGGFARMIRLNLYIDGQLTANYPADGLIIATPTGSTGYSLSAGGPIVSPGLKVIVLTPICPHTLHSRSLIVAETEEVKVTVYATHQDIVLTVDGQTVHALQPDDTIIVRRSPYRAKFIRFNRAGYYETVYTKLTAGR, from the coding sequence GTGAAGATAGGCATATTTCCCCATGTACAAAAACAGGGAATTAGTGCCGTTTTAGGCTTGGTAATACAGCGCCTGCTGGAACGGGGGGCGGAAGTGGCTTTGCCGGAAGAGGCAGCGGAGGAAATGGGCTACCCGGAGTTAGGCGCATCCCGGGAGCGGCTGCTGAAAGAAATCGCTATGGCCGTTACCTTGGGCGGCGATGGAACGCTGCTAAGCACGGCGCGAGCGGCGGCGCCGTTTGGCATCCCTGTCTGCGGTATTAACATGGGGCAGCTAGGGTTTCTTACCGAGGTCGAACCGTCAGAAGTCAATCAGGCTTTGGACCGGCTGGTGGCTGGCCAATATAGCATTGAAGAGAGGCTTATGCTGGACGCTAATATTCTCCGGCAGGGCAAGAGCATTTTCGTCTCTTCGGCGGTGAATGACGTGGTTGTGACTAAAGGCGGCTTTGCTCGCATGATCAGGCTTAATTTATACATCGACGGCCAGCTTACAGCTAACTATCCGGCTGATGGTCTCATTATCGCCACCCCGACGGGTTCGACGGGATATTCTTTGTCTGCCGGCGGTCCCATTGTCAGCCCGGGCCTTAAGGTTATTGTTCTTACCCCGATTTGCCCGCATACGCTCCATTCCCGTTCGCTGATCGTCGCGGAGACAGAAGAAGTAAAGGTAACGGTGTATGCTACGCATCAGGACATCGTCCTGACCGTGGATGGCCAGACAGTTCATGCCCTCCAGCCTGATGATACTATTATCGTGCGTCGGTCTCCGTATCGCGCCAAATTTATCCGCTTTAACCGCGCTGGCTACTACGAGACGGTTTATACTAAGTTGACGGCGGGGAGATAA
- a CDS encoding TlyA family RNA methyltransferase, which yields MPKERLDVLLVKRGLASSRERAKAWIMAGLVRVDGQRVDKAGAMVPLMADIVVTGDNIGYVSRGGLKLEKALRTFGIDLTGKTVADIGASTGGFTDCALKHGAVCVYAIDVGYGQLAWSLRNDDRVINMERTNIRQVTAADLGSPVDFVAIDVSFISLSKVLPVAKELLLPDGQIVALIKPQFEAGREKVGKKGVVRDPQTHMEVISAVVRFAETQGLNPVGLTFSPIKGPEGNIEYLLHLVKNGQPSLVNDDTIAEVVREAHGSLAD from the coding sequence ATGCCAAAAGAACGTTTGGATGTTTTACTGGTCAAGCGCGGTCTGGCTAGCAGCCGGGAGCGGGCTAAAGCCTGGATCATGGCCGGGCTTGTGCGGGTTGATGGACAGAGAGTAGACAAGGCTGGCGCCATGGTCCCGCTAATGGCCGATATCGTAGTGACCGGTGACAATATTGGGTATGTAAGTCGCGGCGGCTTGAAATTGGAAAAGGCCCTGCGAACATTTGGCATTGACTTGACAGGCAAAACGGTGGCGGATATCGGCGCTTCTACGGGAGGGTTCACTGACTGCGCCCTTAAGCATGGCGCCGTGTGCGTATATGCCATTGACGTAGGCTATGGTCAACTGGCTTGGTCGCTACGTAATGATGACCGCGTAATCAATATGGAACGGACCAATATCCGCCAGGTAACGGCGGCCGACCTGGGCAGTCCGGTGGATTTTGTTGCTATCGACGTATCGTTTATTTCCCTGAGCAAAGTGTTGCCTGTCGCCAAAGAATTATTACTTCCGGACGGGCAAATTGTGGCGCTCATTAAGCCGCAGTTTGAAGCAGGCCGCGAAAAGGTAGGCAAAAAAGGCGTGGTGCGCGATCCCCAGACTCATATGGAAGTGATTAGCGCCGTGGTTCGCTTTGCCGAAACGCAGGGACTAAACCCCGTCGGTCTTACGTTTTCACCGATCAAGGGGCCGGAGGGAAACATCGAGTATTTGCTGCACCTGGTCAAGAACGGCCAACCAAGTCTGGTAAACGACGATACCATCGCTGAGGTTGTGCGAGAGGCGCACGGCAGCCTGGCGGATTAG
- the dxs gene encoding 1-deoxy-D-xylulose-5-phosphate synthase, whose amino-acid sequence MTKLLDTMEQPGDLKKLSLNELENLASEVRELLIHTVAKTGGHLAPNLGVVELTIAIHKVFDSPRDKIIWDVGHQAYVHKLLTGRRAQFETLRQLGGLSGFPKRSESEHDVFGTGHSSTSISSALGMALARDLLGAKYHVVAVIGDGSLTGGQAYEALNHAGHMGSNLTVILNDNEMSIAKNVGAMSQYLARMRTAPTYSRVKHDIEYLLRRIPAIGDSVAKTAERVKDSLKYLLVPGVIFEELGFTYIGPIDGHNIASLVDVLQQAKNVRGPVLIHVLTQKGKGYRPAECNADKFHGVGPFCVETGEIIKNGVNPTYTAVFGDALVELAEKDDRIIAITAAMPEGTGLKKFAARFPARFFDVGIAEPHAVTMAAGMATQGLRPVVAIYSTFLQRAYDQIVHDVCLQNLPVVFALDRAGIVGEDGPTHHGVFDLSFLRHIPNMVIMAPKDENELRHMLHTALKLNCPVAIRYPRGNGVGVSLDKVFSLLEVGKAEIVQQGGKLTFLALGAMVGPCLEAAAILEKRGIKAGVVNARFAKPFDAALIRALARDPGMLVTVEDNVLTGGFGSAVLEYINSQNLQWVKLLRLGLPDTFVEHGSRQELLAKHGLDGAGIAAAVQNFINEYGVR is encoded by the coding sequence GTGACAAAACTGTTAGACACCATGGAGCAGCCTGGTGATTTAAAGAAACTTTCCCTTAATGAACTGGAAAACCTCGCCAGTGAAGTGCGCGAGCTTCTGATACATACCGTTGCCAAAACCGGTGGTCATCTTGCGCCTAATCTTGGCGTTGTCGAGCTAACCATTGCCATCCATAAAGTTTTTGACAGCCCCAGGGATAAGATTATCTGGGACGTGGGTCATCAGGCCTATGTGCACAAATTACTGACCGGTCGGCGCGCCCAGTTTGAGACGCTGCGGCAACTGGGCGGACTGAGCGGTTTTCCCAAACGGAGCGAAAGCGAACATGACGTATTTGGCACTGGCCATTCCAGCACTTCTATATCTTCAGCCCTAGGCATGGCCTTGGCCAGAGATCTTTTAGGCGCGAAATATCACGTCGTTGCCGTCATCGGCGATGGATCGCTGACCGGCGGCCAGGCCTATGAAGCCCTCAACCATGCCGGTCACATGGGGAGCAACTTGACGGTTATCCTGAATGACAACGAAATGTCTATTGCCAAAAACGTAGGCGCCATGTCCCAATATCTGGCGCGCATGCGGACGGCGCCCACCTACTCGCGGGTCAAGCATGATATCGAATACCTGCTGCGCCGCATCCCTGCCATTGGCGATAGTGTGGCCAAAACAGCGGAACGGGTGAAAGACAGTCTCAAATACTTGCTGGTTCCCGGTGTTATTTTTGAAGAATTGGGATTTACTTACATAGGGCCAATTGATGGCCATAATATTGCTTCCCTTGTCGATGTACTGCAGCAGGCCAAAAATGTACGGGGGCCGGTGCTGATTCATGTTCTGACCCAGAAGGGAAAGGGCTACCGTCCGGCTGAATGCAATGCTGACAAGTTTCATGGCGTGGGCCCTTTTTGTGTGGAAACGGGCGAAATTATCAAAAATGGCGTCAATCCTACTTATACGGCCGTTTTTGGCGATGCGCTGGTTGAATTGGCGGAGAAAGATGACCGTATTATCGCGATAACCGCGGCCATGCCGGAAGGCACCGGACTGAAAAAGTTTGCAGCCCGTTTTCCTGCACGCTTTTTTGATGTGGGCATTGCCGAACCGCATGCCGTTACCATGGCGGCGGGGATGGCGACGCAAGGCTTGCGCCCGGTTGTTGCCATTTATTCTACTTTTCTGCAGCGCGCTTACGACCAGATTGTCCATGATGTGTGCCTGCAGAACCTTCCCGTAGTCTTCGCTCTCGACCGCGCTGGCATTGTTGGCGAGGACGGACCTACTCATCATGGCGTTTTCGACCTTTCGTTCCTGCGGCATATACCAAACATGGTCATAATGGCGCCAAAGGATGAAAACGAGCTTCGCCATATGCTGCACACGGCGCTGAAGTTGAATTGTCCTGTTGCCATTCGTTATCCCCGCGGCAACGGGGTGGGGGTCTCACTGGACAAAGTATTCAGCCTGCTAGAAGTGGGCAAGGCGGAAATCGTTCAGCAGGGGGGAAAGCTAACCTTTTTGGCTTTGGGCGCGATGGTCGGGCCGTGCTTGGAAGCCGCCGCTATCTTGGAAAAACGCGGTATTAAGGCAGGGGTTGTAAACGCCCGTTTTGCCAAGCCCTTTGATGCCGCGCTAATTCGCGCGTTGGCGCGCGACCCCGGGATGCTGGTAACGGTGGAAGACAATGTTTTGACCGGCGGTTTTGGCTCAGCTGTGCTGGAATACATTAACAGCCAAAACCTGCAGTGGGTAAAATTACTCCGTTTAGGCTTGCCGGACACCTTCGTTGAGCATGGTTCTCGCCAGGAACTGCTCGCCAAGCATGGATTGGATGGTGCGGGTATTGCGGCGGCGGTGCAAAATTTTATCAATGAATACGGAGTGCGGTAG
- a CDS encoding divergent PAP2 family protein, protein MAELLGAIGQNVILMSALTAWFTAQVLKTITSFWKQKAFNLERLVGAGGMPSSHTSLVVALASAVAFHDGLHSPLFAVAAVLAAIVMYDAAGVRRAAGKQAKVLNKLVMELRVQHTIRDTRLKELLGHTPLEVLAGAVLGFVIAYGFSRFF, encoded by the coding sequence TTGGCTGAATTGTTGGGTGCTATTGGGCAAAATGTGATTTTAATGTCGGCGCTGACGGCCTGGTTTACGGCCCAGGTGCTGAAGACCATTACTTCCTTTTGGAAGCAGAAAGCCTTTAATTTAGAGCGGTTAGTCGGCGCGGGCGGAATGCCCAGTTCGCATACCTCGCTGGTCGTGGCTTTGGCCTCGGCGGTAGCATTTCATGACGGCCTCCACTCGCCCCTGTTTGCCGTAGCCGCAGTATTGGCCGCTATTGTAATGTATGACGCCGCCGGCGTTCGGCGGGCAGCGGGAAAACAGGCCAAGGTGCTGAATAAACTCGTCATGGAACTGCGCGTCCAGCATACCATCCGTGATACCCGGCTGAAAGAGCTTTTGGGGCATACTCCGCTTGAGGTTTTGGCCGGCGCCGTTCTTGGCTTCGTGATTGCCTACGGCTTTAGCCGCTTTTTCTAA
- the xseB gene encoding exodeoxyribonuclease VII small subunit, producing MAGKVKGSIDQENVCFEEALGKLELIVKRLEKGDLPLEEMLEQFAEGVALSQVCLQKLSAAEERIYTILQEEQGTIKENPLLLGEEEKCKY from the coding sequence ATGGCAGGAAAGGTTAAAGGGTCTATAGACCAGGAGAATGTATGCTTTGAGGAAGCCTTAGGCAAATTAGAACTAATTGTAAAACGGTTAGAAAAAGGCGACTTACCGCTGGAGGAGATGCTTGAGCAATTTGCCGAGGGGGTTGCTCTATCGCAGGTATGTTTGCAGAAACTAAGCGCCGCGGAAGAGAGGATTTATACAATTTTGCAGGAAGAGCAGGGTACAATAAAGGAAAACCCGCTGCTTTTAGGGGAGGAAGAAAAATGCAAATACTAA